One stretch of Ipomoea triloba cultivar NCNSP0323 chromosome 8, ASM357664v1 DNA includes these proteins:
- the LOC116027487 gene encoding probable LRR receptor-like serine/threonine-protein kinase At1g67720 isoform X1 has protein sequence MVSSTRKESDTCIQIPKQSFSPSFSSSSPMDFLPQLFLLLAIFTPSIVCQVSEFMSIDCGGSSNYTDSKTGLAWISDSGIGQGKAEKVNSIINGTTQQYQTRREFPADNKKYCYTLSTKERRRYIVRATFLYGTSETDGGIYPKFQLYLDATKWGTITIQESSRIYVKEMVIRAPSKCVDVCVCCATTGSPFISTLELRPLNLSMYATDYEDDFYLKLAARVNFGAQSTDAIRYPDDPYDRIWDSDIDKRPNFLVGVAPGTQRINTTKHIDTNTREYPPVKVMQTGVVGTRGSLNYRLNLEDFPANARAYAYFAEIQDLGANETRKFKMKEPYVADYSNAVVNIAENANGSYTLYEPSYMNVTLNFVLSFSFVKTLDSTRGPLLNAMEISRYVKIAAKTDEQDVNALKTLRSMSVGSGWTEEGGDPCVPTQWEWLNCSTTMPPRITKIVLSGKNVKGEIPHELNNMEGLTELWLDGNSLTGLIPDMSNLINLEILHLENNNLTGALPAYLGSMPRLQELDVRHNSLIGEIPLPLLTGKVTFRYEGNSQLRHGSKSKSHNKLLIGVSVGLVAVLFILFIATMRYFRTKASRQRTDTKGNSLRSSTKPSTNYSSIARGGSLMDEGVACYISLGDIQQSTENFSKRIGKGSFGPVYHGKLRDGKEIAVKVMADSSSHGTKQFFTEVALLSRIHHRNLVPLIGYYEDEHQCMLVYEYMHNGTLRDHIHDPSNQKYLDWLERLRIAEDAAKGLEYLHTGCNPSIIHRDVKTSNILLDINMRAKVSDFGLSRQAEEDITHISSVARGTVGYLDPEYYAYQQLTEKSDVYSFGVVLLELITGRKPISSEQYGADWSIVHWVRSQIRKGDIVSVIDPRLGGRVKVESVWKIAEVAIQCVERHGYSRPRMQEVIMAIQDAIKIERGIDKSSSAESSRTQSSRKTLLTTFLDTQSPDISNGSLIPSAR, from the exons ATGGTTAGCTCAACTAGGAAGGAGTCTGACACTTGTATTCAAATTCCAAAGCAGAGCTTCtctccttctttttcttcttcttctcccatgGATTTTCTTCCACAGCTCTTTCTTTTACTTGCCATCTTCACTCCATCAATAGTGTGCCAAGTTTCAG AGTTCATGAGTATTGACTGTGGAGGCAGCAGTAATTACACCGACTCAAAAACCGGCTTAGCATGGATTTCAGACAGTGGGATTGGGCAAGGAAAAGCAGAGAAAGTAAACAGCATAATCAATGGAACCACACAGCAATACCAAACAAGGAGAGAATTCCCAGCAGATAACAAGAAATACTGTTACACTTTGAGCACCAAAGAGAGAAGGAGATATATTGTGAGAGCAACGTTTCTGTATGGGACTAGTGAAACAGATGGGGGGATTTACCCAAAATTTCAACTTTACCTGGATGCAACAAAGTGGGGGACTATAACTATTCAAGAATCTTCAAGGATATATGTGAAGGAAATGGTGATAAGGGCTCCCTCAAAGTGTGtggatgtgtgtgtgtgctGTGCAACTACAGGGTCCCCCTTCATTTCCACTCTTGAGCTCCGGCCTTTGAACTTGTCCATGTATGCCACGGATTATGAAGATGACTTCTACCTCAAATTGGCTGCAAGAGTCAATTTTGGAGCTCAATCTACGGATGCAATAAG GTACCCTGATGATCCTTACGACCGTATATGGGATTCTGATATAGACAAAAGGCCAAACTTTTTGGTAGGGGTGGCTCCAGGCACACAAAGAATCAACACAACTAAACACATAGACACAAACACAAGAGAGTATCCACCTGTTAAAGTAATGCAAACCGGTGTAGTTGGGACTAGAGGGAGCTTAAACTACAGACTAAATCTGGAAGACTTCCCAGCCAATGCCCGCGCCTATGCCTACTTTGCTGAGATTCAAGATTTGGGCGCAAACGAAACCAGGAAGTTCAAAATGAAGGAGCCATACGTTGCGGATTACAGCAATGCTGTGGTGAACATTGCTGAGAATGCAAATGGGAGTTACACTCTATATGAGCCTAGCTACATGAATGTCACACTCAATTTTGTTCTGTCATTCTCCTTTGTGAAGACCCTCGATTCTACTCGAGGGCCGCTGTTAAATGCAATGGAAATAAGCAGATATGTAAAGATTGCTGCTAAGACAGATGAACAAGATG TGAATGCTCTGAAAACCCTGCGTTCCATGTCAGTGGGAAGTGGCTGGACTGAAGAAGGAGGTGATCCTTGTGTGCCCACACAATGGGAATGGCTGAATTGCAGCACAACAATGCCTCCAAGAATCACCAAAAT TGTACTATCAGGAAAGAATGTGAAGGGTGAAATTCCACATGAACTCAATAACATGGAAGGTTTGACAGAGTT gTGGTTGGATGGGAACTCCCTCACCGGATTAATCCCTGACATGAGCAATCTTATCAATTTGGAAATTTT ACATCTGGAGAACAACAACCTTACTGGTGCACTACCAGCTTACCTAGGAAGTATGCCAAGACTACAGGAACT AGATGTGCGGCACAATAGCTTAATTGGAGAAATACCTTTACCATTGCTAACAGGAAAAGTTACCTTCAG GTATGAAGGCAATTCTCAGCTCAGACATGGCTCAAAGAGCAAATCACACAACAAACTGCTAATTGGAGTTTCAGTTGGATTGGTTGCGGTTCTTTTCATTCTATTCATAGCTACTATGCGTTACTTTAGAACAAAAGCATCTCGTCAAAGAACTGATACCAAAG GTAATTCTTTGCGCAGCAGCACAAAACCTTCAACTAATTATTCATCAATTGCTCGGGGTGGATCTTTAATGGATGAAGGTGTAGCATGCTATATTTCACTTGGTGACATACAACAATCAACAGAGAATTTTTCAAAGAGAATTGGGAAGGGAAGCTTTGGGCCTGTGTACCATGGAAAATTAAGGGATGGGAAGGAAATAGCAGTCAAAGTCATGGCAGATTCATCAAGTCATGGAACCAAACAATTTTTCACTGAG GTTGCACTCTTATCAAGGATCCATCATAGAAACTTGGTGCCTTTAATCGGATACTATGAGGATGAGCATCAATGCATGCTAGTTTATGAATATATGCATAATGGAACATTGAGGGACCATATACATG ATCCCAGCAATCAAAAGTACCTGGATTGGCTAGAACGCCTGCGCATTGCAGAAGATGCCGCAAAAG GCCTCGAGTACCTACACACGGGATGCAACCCTAGTATCATTCATCGGGATGTTAAAACAAGCAATATTCTCCTTGATATCAATATGCGAGCAAAAGTATCTGATTTTGGACTCTCTAGGCAAGCTGAAGAAGACATAACACATATATCAAGTGTGGCACGAGGAACTGTTGGCTACCTAGATCCTGA GTACTATGCATATCAGCAATTAACAGAAAAAAGTGATGTCTACAGTTTCGGGGTTGTGCTTTTGGAATTGATTACTGGAAGAAAGCCCATCTCAAGTGAGCAATACGGAGCTGACTGGAGCATTGTTCATTGG GTAAGGTCACAGATTCGCAAAGGCGATATTGTTAGTGTGATAGACCCTAGACTGGGTGGAAGAGTAAAAGTTGAATCGGTGTGGAAGATAGCAGAAGTTGCAATTCAATGTGTTGAACGGCATGGGTACTCCAGGCCAAGAATGCAGGAAGTCATAATGGCTATACAGGACGCAATCAAAATTGAAAGGGGAATTGACAAATCATCCTCTGCTGAGAGTTCAAGGACTCAATCTTCAAGAAAAACACTCTTAACCACCTTTCTAGATACCCAAAGCCCAGACATCTCTAATGGATCACTAATCCCTTCTGCTagataa
- the LOC116027487 gene encoding probable LRR receptor-like serine/threonine-protein kinase At1g67720 isoform X2 — protein MVSSTRKESDTCIQIPKQSFSPSFSSSSPMDFLPQLFLLLAIFTPSIVCQVSEFMSIDCGGSSNYTDSKTGLAWISDSGIGQGKAEKVNSIINGTTQQYQTRREFPADNKKYCYTLSTKERRRYIVRATFLYGTSETDGGIYPKFQLYLDATKWGTITIQESSRIYVKEMVIRAPSKCVDVCVCCATTGSPFISTLELRPLNLSMYATDYEDDFYLKLAARVNFGAQSTDAIRYPDDPYDRIWDSDIDKRPNFLVGVAPGTQRINTTKHIDTNTREYPPVKVMQTGVVGTRGSLNYRLNLEDFPANARAYAYFAEIQDLGANETRKFKMKEPYVADYSNAVVNIAENANGSYTLYEPSYMNVTLNFVLSFSFVKTLDSTRGPLLNAMEISRYVKIAAKTDEQDVGSGWTEEGGDPCVPTQWEWLNCSTTMPPRITKIVLSGKNVKGEIPHELNNMEGLTELWLDGNSLTGLIPDMSNLINLEILHLENNNLTGALPAYLGSMPRLQELDVRHNSLIGEIPLPLLTGKVTFRYEGNSQLRHGSKSKSHNKLLIGVSVGLVAVLFILFIATMRYFRTKASRQRTDTKGNSLRSSTKPSTNYSSIARGGSLMDEGVACYISLGDIQQSTENFSKRIGKGSFGPVYHGKLRDGKEIAVKVMADSSSHGTKQFFTEVALLSRIHHRNLVPLIGYYEDEHQCMLVYEYMHNGTLRDHIHDPSNQKYLDWLERLRIAEDAAKGLEYLHTGCNPSIIHRDVKTSNILLDINMRAKVSDFGLSRQAEEDITHISSVARGTVGYLDPEYYAYQQLTEKSDVYSFGVVLLELITGRKPISSEQYGADWSIVHWVRSQIRKGDIVSVIDPRLGGRVKVESVWKIAEVAIQCVERHGYSRPRMQEVIMAIQDAIKIERGIDKSSSAESSRTQSSRKTLLTTFLDTQSPDISNGSLIPSAR, from the exons ATGGTTAGCTCAACTAGGAAGGAGTCTGACACTTGTATTCAAATTCCAAAGCAGAGCTTCtctccttctttttcttcttcttctcccatgGATTTTCTTCCACAGCTCTTTCTTTTACTTGCCATCTTCACTCCATCAATAGTGTGCCAAGTTTCAG AGTTCATGAGTATTGACTGTGGAGGCAGCAGTAATTACACCGACTCAAAAACCGGCTTAGCATGGATTTCAGACAGTGGGATTGGGCAAGGAAAAGCAGAGAAAGTAAACAGCATAATCAATGGAACCACACAGCAATACCAAACAAGGAGAGAATTCCCAGCAGATAACAAGAAATACTGTTACACTTTGAGCACCAAAGAGAGAAGGAGATATATTGTGAGAGCAACGTTTCTGTATGGGACTAGTGAAACAGATGGGGGGATTTACCCAAAATTTCAACTTTACCTGGATGCAACAAAGTGGGGGACTATAACTATTCAAGAATCTTCAAGGATATATGTGAAGGAAATGGTGATAAGGGCTCCCTCAAAGTGTGtggatgtgtgtgtgtgctGTGCAACTACAGGGTCCCCCTTCATTTCCACTCTTGAGCTCCGGCCTTTGAACTTGTCCATGTATGCCACGGATTATGAAGATGACTTCTACCTCAAATTGGCTGCAAGAGTCAATTTTGGAGCTCAATCTACGGATGCAATAAG GTACCCTGATGATCCTTACGACCGTATATGGGATTCTGATATAGACAAAAGGCCAAACTTTTTGGTAGGGGTGGCTCCAGGCACACAAAGAATCAACACAACTAAACACATAGACACAAACACAAGAGAGTATCCACCTGTTAAAGTAATGCAAACCGGTGTAGTTGGGACTAGAGGGAGCTTAAACTACAGACTAAATCTGGAAGACTTCCCAGCCAATGCCCGCGCCTATGCCTACTTTGCTGAGATTCAAGATTTGGGCGCAAACGAAACCAGGAAGTTCAAAATGAAGGAGCCATACGTTGCGGATTACAGCAATGCTGTGGTGAACATTGCTGAGAATGCAAATGGGAGTTACACTCTATATGAGCCTAGCTACATGAATGTCACACTCAATTTTGTTCTGTCATTCTCCTTTGTGAAGACCCTCGATTCTACTCGAGGGCCGCTGTTAAATGCAATGGAAATAAGCAGATATGTAAAGATTGCTGCTAAGACAGATGAACAAGATG TGGGAAGTGGCTGGACTGAAGAAGGAGGTGATCCTTGTGTGCCCACACAATGGGAATGGCTGAATTGCAGCACAACAATGCCTCCAAGAATCACCAAAAT TGTACTATCAGGAAAGAATGTGAAGGGTGAAATTCCACATGAACTCAATAACATGGAAGGTTTGACAGAGTT gTGGTTGGATGGGAACTCCCTCACCGGATTAATCCCTGACATGAGCAATCTTATCAATTTGGAAATTTT ACATCTGGAGAACAACAACCTTACTGGTGCACTACCAGCTTACCTAGGAAGTATGCCAAGACTACAGGAACT AGATGTGCGGCACAATAGCTTAATTGGAGAAATACCTTTACCATTGCTAACAGGAAAAGTTACCTTCAG GTATGAAGGCAATTCTCAGCTCAGACATGGCTCAAAGAGCAAATCACACAACAAACTGCTAATTGGAGTTTCAGTTGGATTGGTTGCGGTTCTTTTCATTCTATTCATAGCTACTATGCGTTACTTTAGAACAAAAGCATCTCGTCAAAGAACTGATACCAAAG GTAATTCTTTGCGCAGCAGCACAAAACCTTCAACTAATTATTCATCAATTGCTCGGGGTGGATCTTTAATGGATGAAGGTGTAGCATGCTATATTTCACTTGGTGACATACAACAATCAACAGAGAATTTTTCAAAGAGAATTGGGAAGGGAAGCTTTGGGCCTGTGTACCATGGAAAATTAAGGGATGGGAAGGAAATAGCAGTCAAAGTCATGGCAGATTCATCAAGTCATGGAACCAAACAATTTTTCACTGAG GTTGCACTCTTATCAAGGATCCATCATAGAAACTTGGTGCCTTTAATCGGATACTATGAGGATGAGCATCAATGCATGCTAGTTTATGAATATATGCATAATGGAACATTGAGGGACCATATACATG ATCCCAGCAATCAAAAGTACCTGGATTGGCTAGAACGCCTGCGCATTGCAGAAGATGCCGCAAAAG GCCTCGAGTACCTACACACGGGATGCAACCCTAGTATCATTCATCGGGATGTTAAAACAAGCAATATTCTCCTTGATATCAATATGCGAGCAAAAGTATCTGATTTTGGACTCTCTAGGCAAGCTGAAGAAGACATAACACATATATCAAGTGTGGCACGAGGAACTGTTGGCTACCTAGATCCTGA GTACTATGCATATCAGCAATTAACAGAAAAAAGTGATGTCTACAGTTTCGGGGTTGTGCTTTTGGAATTGATTACTGGAAGAAAGCCCATCTCAAGTGAGCAATACGGAGCTGACTGGAGCATTGTTCATTGG GTAAGGTCACAGATTCGCAAAGGCGATATTGTTAGTGTGATAGACCCTAGACTGGGTGGAAGAGTAAAAGTTGAATCGGTGTGGAAGATAGCAGAAGTTGCAATTCAATGTGTTGAACGGCATGGGTACTCCAGGCCAAGAATGCAGGAAGTCATAATGGCTATACAGGACGCAATCAAAATTGAAAGGGGAATTGACAAATCATCCTCTGCTGAGAGTTCAAGGACTCAATCTTCAAGAAAAACACTCTTAACCACCTTTCTAGATACCCAAAGCCCAGACATCTCTAATGGATCACTAATCCCTTCTGCTagataa